The Flammeovirga agarivorans DNA window TCTTTAATAGGATAGGTTTAGGGTTTGACTTCTGAGAATTCAATTCCTTTAATCTTCCTAATAAAGCTTTTAATGGTTCTTTATCTTGTAAAGCTCTTAAATTTGGAGTATTTGGAGAAGAGATATTTACTGTAAAATAGTCTACATGATCAAAAAGAGCATGGAATCCTTTTTCATAATCAGAAACAGCTTCTTCATTTGGGGTAACCTTATTTTTACCAATGTTACCACCCACAATTACTTTTGATTTTCTGTTTTTCAGACGCTCAACTGCAGCTTCAACACCTTCGTTGTTGAAACCCATTCTATTGATAAGTCCTTGATCTGGAGGAAGTCTGAAGATTCTAGGCTTGTCATTACCCGGTTGAGATACAGGTGTTAGTGTTCCAATTTCAATGAAACCAAAACCAAAACACTCAAACTCGTCAATCATTTTTGCATCCTTGTCGAAACCAGCTGCCAATCCAACAGGAGAAGGAAATTTGATACCAAATACTTCTCTTTCCAATTTTGGATCACTCACTTTGTACATTCCTTTCGCAATAGACTTTGCCATAGGAAGTGAGAACATGGTTTTTAAATAATTTACTGTGAAGTGGTGGATCTTTTCAGGATCAACCTTAAACAAGAACGGCCTTACTACCGATTTGTAGAAACTCATGTTGACGAATTAAATTATTGCACACTACACCTCGTATGGTGTATTTAAACTGCACAAAGGTAAAGTAAAAAATATCAGATAAAAAGTATTCAAATTGTAATTCCAAAAAAGTGATGTATCTGTCTAAAAATGAGCTTTTTAAATAATTTATTGAAGTGGGTATTTTTGAATAGGGACTTTATACAAGTTTTATATGGGAATTCATATCGTTATCAAGTTTTAATAATTGGGTGTTCTTTTCGTTGATTTTTGATCGAAAGAAACTATTTACGACCTTTGCAATCTTATTTATAACATTGAATAATTAGCATGAGTAATACCTTAAATTTACCAGATATAGATTTAGATGATTATCAATATGATTTGCCTACAGAACGTATAGCAAAACATCCTCAATCTCCTAGAGATGAATCTAAACTGATGGTTTATAAACAAGGAGAGATCGAACATAAGGTCTTTAAAGAAATCGTTGGAGAGTTAGATAATCAGTATACTTTGTTTTTTAATAATACAAAGGTATTACCAGCAAGATTATATTTTAAGAAGGAAACAGGAGCACAAATAGAAGTATTCCTTTTAAATCCGGTTGCACCAACAACTGATATTTCTGCGGCAATGTTAGCAGAAAGCGGTACTGTTTGGGAATGTGCAATTGGTAATTTCAAACGTTGGAAAGGGCAAACATTAGATGCTGCAGTTCAAACTGATAAAGGTGTAGTGAAATTGTCAGTTTCTCATGAAGATCGTGAGAAGAGGTATGTACGCTTTGAATGGGATCAACCAAAATTAAAGTTTGTAGATATTATATCTGCAGCGGGCAATACACCATTGCCTCCATATATAAAAAGAGCAGCTACTGAAGAAGATAAGGATACATACCAAACGGTATATTCTAAGAATGAAGGGGCTGTAGCAGCACCAACTGCTGGTTTACACTTTACTAAAGAAGTGTTGCAACAATTAGCAGATAAAGGTATTCAGGAAGAAGAGGTGACATTGCATGTTAGTGCAGGTACTTTTAAACCAATTACTTCTGATAAAGTGACAGATCATGATATGCACAACGAGCAGATTATTGTTACTAAGGAGAATGTTGAAGCTTTAGTAAATGCTGAAAAGGTTGCATGTGTTGGTACTACTTCGATGAGAACTTTAGAGAGTACTTATTGGTATGGGGTGAGGTTGATTGAAGAGGGGAATGATGTTTCTTTTGATATCAAGAAATTAGAGCCTTATGAAAAAATGGCTGCCTCAGATAATTTGCCGACAAGAAAAGAAGCATTTCAAGCGGTATTAAATATGATGGAAAAGAAGGGATTGGAGAATATCCATGGAGAAACATCAATTTTTATCATGCCTTCTTATCAGTTTAGAGTGATTGATGCATTAGTGACCAATTTCCATTTGCCATCAACCACTTTAGTACTTCTAATTGCCGCTTTTATTGGTGAGGATTGGAGAAAAGTATATAACGCAGCATTAGACAATGATTATCGTTTCCTTAGTTATGGAGATTCTTCATTACTTTTCAGAAATAAAGATAATTATTAAGAAATATGAACACATCAAAATTTCCTCAACGAATAGTTTGCTTAACAGATGAAGTGACCGAATGGCTTTATATGTTAGGAGAACAAGAACGAATTGTAGGAATATCTGCTTTTGCTGAGCGCCCTAAACAAGCCAAAATGGAAAAACCAATGGTTTGTGGGTTTACTGGTGCGAATTATCAAAAGATTCTAGCGACAAAGCCTGACCTTGTGATAGGCTTTTCTGATCTTCAGGCAGATATTGCAGCAAGATTAATAAAAGAAGGTATTCCAACATTGATTACAAATCAGCGTTCCGTTGAGGAAATTATTGATACATTGGCATTAATTGCAAGAGTAATTGGTGTAGAGCATAAAGCCAATATTTACCTTGATAAGATGAGAAGGATGTTGAAGGCTGCAGAATTAAAAACAGCCCGTCTCAAGAGTCGTCCTAAAGTGTATTTTGAAGAATGGAATTCTCCATTGATTTCTGGAATAAAATGGGTTTCTCAACTTATTCATTTAGCAGGTGGGGAAGATGTTTTTGGAGAGCTAAGTGAGCATCAATCAGCGAAGGATAGAGTGATTAATGACTTCCAAGAAGTGGTGACAAAGGCACCTGAAATAGGTTTATTTTGTTGGTGTGGGCGTAAGTTCGATCAAGAAGAGTTATTAGGTAGGCCCAATGTTGATCAAATCCCTTTTGTTCAATCTAAGCAAATTCATGAAATAGATCCATTATTTATGCTCCAACCTGGGCCTGCTGCTATTTTAGAAGGTTTGCCATACCTTGAAAAAATTATCGAAAAGTACACAGATAATTAAGAAGTTATCTAGAGTTATTAACGGCATTTTCTGATTTTTTTAGAGGATTAATGATATCTTTATACTAAGAAAATGAAAAATTAGATATCAATTATGAGTATGTTTCCTCAACAAGATGCTACAGCATTAAACGATAAAGATCCTGAACAATTACGTATCCATTCAATAGAGACTTTTGGTACCCATGATGGACCAGGTATCCGTTTTATTGTATTTGTTCAAGGTTGTCAGTTTAGATGTCTGTATTGTCATAATCCAGATACTTTTGATGTAAAGGGAGGTAAGTTTATTACGCTACAAGAAATTGAAAAAAGGGTATTAAGACAACGCCCATATTTTGGTAAAGATGGTGGTATTACCATTTCTGGAGGTGAACCATTACTTCATAGGAAGAAGATTCTAACTTTATTTAAGCGACTAAAGGAACAGGGGATTCATACCTGTCTCGACTCTAATGGAAGGTTAGTAAATAAAGAAGTTGAGGAGTTATTAGAATATACTGATTTATTGATGCTAGATGTAAAGCACATCAATGATGATTGGCACCATAAACTTACAACCGTTTCAAATTCAGCGACACTTAAATTAGCTGAGATGAGAGAGAAACAAGGGAAGCCAATGTGGATTAGATATGTATTAGTTCCGGGGTGGTCTGATCAAGAAGAGTATCTCCATGAATTGGGACAGCATTTTAAAGATTTTACCACTATTGAAAAAATTGAAATACAACCTTACCATAAACTAGGTGTCCATAAATGGGAAGCAATGGGTATGGAATACGGTTTAGAAGGGGTAGAGGCTCCGACTAAAGAAGTTATCGAAAAGGCAACAGCTATTTTCTCACAGTATTTTAAAGAAGTACATGTGAACTAGTTTTTATAGCTTTTCTGAAAAGTAGATACAATAGTTTTTATGGATGAAAGTCCAATTTCTGTTGTATCTATTTTTTTTACTTCAATAAATTCTACTGCACTTACATCATCGTTTACATTAAGGTCGTCCAATGATTCTACCTTACAAATAAAAGTAAGGTCTAAAGTATAGTAATCATTTTCTCTAAATGTATAGGTATTTGGGAATGAACAGAAATATTCTAATGAAGTAATTGTGAGGTTTAATTCTTCTTTTATTTCCCTCTTGATAGCATTTTCAGCAGTCTCATGAACATCAACAAAGCCGCCTGGTAAATCCAAAGTTCCTTTCATTGGATCAAACTTTCTTCTAGCTAATAGTAACTCTCCATTGTCATTTAATATTAATGCGGCGACTGCTGCCGAAGCATTAATGTATAAGTCAAATTGACAACTTGAACAAACAAAACGTTTTTTATCAAAGGAAAATGTCTTAGCACCACACTTTGGACAATAGGAAATATGCTCTTTTAAATGCATTAAAAAATGAGTTTTAGTGTTCTAAGTGAGGCGATCATTAATGTGATGGCTAATACAAGGAAAAAGGAAACGATCCAACCCGGATGAGCCAGAATTGTGAATAACGCTTGTGTATTTTCTCTTTCTTTACGGATAATTTCTTCTGCAGCTTTTAAATTAGGAAGTTTATCATCTGTTAGATGTAATGATAGATTTTTAAGAATGTCATTTTTAATGGCCCCATCAAGACCATAAATAACAAGGTTTTTATCGTACTGACGAACCAAGGTGACATATTGAGTCAGCTCTTTCCATTGTAAAGGCCTAGGGTTCTCTTCGTTACTTAGAGGTTTGGTCGGATTCGCAGAGCCTACTATGATATTCTTAAATCCACTTTGATAAGCTTTGATCTGGGCTAGAGTTTTTACAGTATTTTCTTCATAGTGATTGAAAACACTTAAATACTCCTCATCGTTTAGCATATTAAATGTACCAGAAATTTGTTTCCAGGTATCTACATTGACCTCTCTGCCATCAATTTGATATGGTGTAATCACAGAGTTGGTTACAAAGCCTTCTTTTTGTGAAACTGATCGTAATCTTGCGTAATTGATATCTCCTTGTTGTTGGACAGATCCACTAATCAAACGTTTTAAGATCACTTTCATTATAGATAACGATCCGTTTTGAATAATACGTTGATCTGTTTTATAAGGTGCCTGAGACACCGTTAATGAATTCCATTGTAATCCATTCTTTCTAGACCAATTATTAAAACTTTCAAATCTTTGTAAGTAGGATTCTCCATTATGGGCATTTGGAAAATAACCTTCACCCTTAGATAAAAGAAGCCAAGCATGACATTGGATATTATGTTTGGCAAAGATTTTTAGTGCTTTTACTCTTTCTGTAGAGAAATCAGTGATGCCTACATATATTTCAGCATTTACTTCTTTTAATTTCTTCAAAATAGAAGAGTCCTCAGCAATTTCTAAAAGTCTGAAACCTTGAGCTTCAGTCATGAAATTGATCTTAATATCTTTTTCAGCTTTTACACTTATGGATAAAATAGAAAAAAGTAATATTGAAATTGTAAGCGTTAATTTATGCATAAGGGGGATGGTAAGTTTTATCTAACTTAC harbors:
- a CDS encoding quinone-dependent dihydroorotate dehydrogenase, which produces MSFYKSVVRPFLFKVDPEKIHHFTVNYLKTMFSLPMAKSIAKGMYKVSDPKLEREVFGIKFPSPVGLAAGFDKDAKMIDEFECFGFGFIEIGTLTPVSQPGNDKPRIFRLPPDQGLINRMGFNNEGVEAAVERLKNRKSKVIVGGNIGKNKVTPNEEAVSDYEKGFHALFDHVDYFTVNISSPNTPNLRALQDKEPLKALLGRLKELNSQKSNPKPILLKIAPDLTNEQLDDILEVVQETKIDGVIATNTTISRDGLSTPKSTVENIGMGGLSGKPVKDRSTEVIKYLFEKSGKTLDIIGVGGIHSAEDALEKIEAGAKLVQVYTGFIYEGPALVKSINKALINK
- a CDS encoding S-adenosylmethionine:tRNA ribosyltransferase-isomerase — translated: MSNTLNLPDIDLDDYQYDLPTERIAKHPQSPRDESKLMVYKQGEIEHKVFKEIVGELDNQYTLFFNNTKVLPARLYFKKETGAQIEVFLLNPVAPTTDISAAMLAESGTVWECAIGNFKRWKGQTLDAAVQTDKGVVKLSVSHEDREKRYVRFEWDQPKLKFVDIISAAGNTPLPPYIKRAATEEDKDTYQTVYSKNEGAVAAPTAGLHFTKEVLQQLADKGIQEEEVTLHVSAGTFKPITSDKVTDHDMHNEQIIVTKENVEALVNAEKVACVGTTSMRTLESTYWYGVRLIEEGNDVSFDIKKLEPYEKMAASDNLPTRKEAFQAVLNMMEKKGLENIHGETSIFIMPSYQFRVIDALVTNFHLPSTTLVLLIAAFIGEDWRKVYNAALDNDYRFLSYGDSSLLFRNKDNY
- a CDS encoding ABC transporter substrate-binding protein encodes the protein MNTSKFPQRIVCLTDEVTEWLYMLGEQERIVGISAFAERPKQAKMEKPMVCGFTGANYQKILATKPDLVIGFSDLQADIAARLIKEGIPTLITNQRSVEEIIDTLALIARVIGVEHKANIYLDKMRRMLKAAELKTARLKSRPKVYFEEWNSPLISGIKWVSQLIHLAGGEDVFGELSEHQSAKDRVINDFQEVVTKAPEIGLFCWCGRKFDQEELLGRPNVDQIPFVQSKQIHEIDPLFMLQPGPAAILEGLPYLEKIIEKYTDN
- the pflA gene encoding pyruvate formate-lyase-activating protein, with amino-acid sequence MSMFPQQDATALNDKDPEQLRIHSIETFGTHDGPGIRFIVFVQGCQFRCLYCHNPDTFDVKGGKFITLQEIEKRVLRQRPYFGKDGGITISGGEPLLHRKKILTLFKRLKEQGIHTCLDSNGRLVNKEVEELLEYTDLLMLDVKHINDDWHHKLTTVSNSATLKLAEMREKQGKPMWIRYVLVPGWSDQEEYLHELGQHFKDFTTIEKIEIQPYHKLGVHKWEAMGMEYGLEGVEAPTKEVIEKATAIFSQYFKEVHVN
- a CDS encoding NUDIX hydrolase, yielding MHLKEHISYCPKCGAKTFSFDKKRFVCSSCQFDLYINASAAVAALILNDNGELLLARRKFDPMKGTLDLPGGFVDVHETAENAIKREIKEELNLTITSLEYFCSFPNTYTFRENDYYTLDLTFICKVESLDDLNVNDDVSAVEFIEVKKIDTTEIGLSSIKTIVSTFQKSYKN